taaaaatgcattcattttttttatttgtcgtaAATACTATTCATTGTGACTGATATGTGAGCTATCAGAGAGACAAAGAACTGTTACACGGTTATACACCCACACAGACCCATTAAAATCACAAACTAATAATGTGTGTACATATGTAAAGGTTCCTAACCGTACCGTAAATACATTATATATGTAatctttaaaagtaaatttttatatatatttaaaaaaatcaaaataatgtaatttttttattttttaagaatataaataaaaaaaattcaaaaacgtttgtctaaagtttgaaaaaactaaaaaatttaatattttcatatgttatatatacattttaaaatatatattaatatcaaaGGATAACTTtgtatacattaaaaaatatattattatataataattaattttgttaaaataatattatgtaatatttgaataaaatatatgtttacaaatatttggataaaaaaatatattatataataatatatttttaacaaaattaactattataatgtttttaattttttaacaaataatctaattatttttaagtaaaataaaataatttaatcatttttaggtaatataaaatattttattttataaaataatttaattattttattttttataattaaaaataatactgtatattaattaatcttaataaataaaaattatttttatatatatttatatactttatattatttattttaaagtaaaagatCATTACACttactatatttaaaatattatatattaaaatgtatttatgtatgcatgcacttatatattctatatttataaagTCTATTAATATTCtctttttataatattctttAATTTTGAATAAATCAGCATTTTAATTGTTTAGCTGTCAATATTAACCAATTGAcctattttgatttttgtttcgAAATTGTTCTTATAAAAATCATTCTAACTTAATCAGATTTAGTATGTATTCATAATAAATCGTTTGTTAAAATTGTTTTATCCTTACCATATAAATCGTTTTAACttaaattaatttagtaaaaaataatattttattataacaaATTTATGTAAAATTGATTTACTCCGACTTCATATTAATGTAATTCAATTTTACTTAAACCGATTTATTAGAAGTCTCCACATCTATTATAACACTTGTAAAGTACGTATACAATTTTcattatgcaaataaaataacacGATTTATTGTATAGATAAGATAACAtggtttttaatatatattattaatgtcTCTCaccattttataaaaaaaatgagcctATATAAAAATCATATTGTATTTTTatgaagtttaaaatttttagggataagtattgttttggtcccttaCGTTGAGAGTCGGAATCGAACCCGTCCCTggtgtatattttgatttaaaatcatctttaaagtcgtgtttgaatttaaaatcgtcctttttaataaaattttttaatttatttctaaactactcctataataaaaaaattataaaattaaaaaaaaaacgcgTTGGGGGTAGAAGAAAAGGGTATACGacgggggaggggaggggaggggaggggagggaaagggggaagggggaaggggaaggggggagggggaaCGGTGCCGGcgcgaagagagagaggaggagaagtggaagaagccggagaagaagaggaagaaaatgacGCAGGGTGAGGAGAAGGGGGAAAGGAcgcggggtggggggaaggggagagggggaggaagagggggaaggggaaagggggagggggagggggacggcgagCTACTGCCGTTGGAGTCCGCCTCGCCGTCTCGtttcttgttttttgtttctgtttggtattgtttctgtttctgtttggtGTTGTTTTCTGCTTTCTTGGTGGTGGTCTTGGtagtggtggttgtggttgtggttgtggttggtgttggtgttggtgttggtgctggtactggtgctggtgctggtgctggtggtggttgtggtggtggtgctggtgtTTGTGGTGGTAGTGGTAGAGGAGGTAattgtgttggtagtggtgagggtatttttgtcaaaaaaaattaaaaggacgattttaaattcaaatacgactttaaggatgattttaaatcaaaatatacattaGGGACGGGTTCGATTCCGACCTTCAACGTGAGGGagcaaaacaatacttatcccaaaTTTTTATTACGTAACGAGTATATTACAATTTTTTATAGTACTTATAACATcttgtaacaaatttttaaatgttaTAAAAGTGCTtacaaaaaatacatataataaaaattaatattttaaaactttataaaaatatttaattaattaaacatttttataaattttaaatataattttaaattttatttgtatatgtatatatacacacacaataATATCTatcctttttctttaattttttccagatataattattaattttttagaagCAATTTATATGTTCAAAAAGGACTGCGCATTATTGTgctccttcttttctttcattaaaaaaaaaaaaaaatcattgaagATTTCTCCATAAGATCATAACACTTTTACACTTCATACATATGACTTCGATGTTGACTAAATCTTAGTATTAATACGACTTTTTATAAGAAAACTTTGATTACTTTAGACTAAAGTCAGTCATCATAGAAGAAAGCAGCCTTTGTCCTATATGCCATACCTAAATAATTATGGGAAAATATAAGTGTTAATttgacacttttttttttcaaagaaaaaactttctttttctagtctttcttctctctttactgttttttttttatttgtttcccctccttttttaataaagataaataaaatctaatttaGTTTGACGAATCCAATTAGTTATTAATAACAATTAACCACCACATAATAGTAGTCCAATATTTTTTATGTCGCAAAATTTAAATAGTTGGACTATTAATTATAAAATGTGTTCTCAATTTCTTTTTAACAGTCTTATTAATCAGGACACgttaatatataaattcaataaaaaatcatACATTATATAATTCACATTCATATAGAATTACCtaccaaataaataaaataaataaaaaaatataaataaataaaagatgaaaAACTCGTTCTAGTATCCTCCAACAACCTTGGCTGGGTaggtttcaaaattaataaaaacagtGATGTATTGTGTGGAGAATTTCCAAGTCCTTTAAATAAGAATTTTttgttctattcaattcatcaatatgggttatttttattaattaaaattaaattttaaaaagaattacGTTCtttaaactaactaattaatgtaTCATAATgtgaatgaaaacaaaaaaaaaaacaaaaattctcATATACTTTTGAAGGAGTTTAGAAACTCTCATTCATGTATGGTTGGTGTAGGTTTAGACTTGAGTAATGTTAAAgggttaattttttttcaactgatattaatatttgtttaaaattaatttatttatcttaaaattacagattttaaatttttaattttaaataataaatgttttaaaagatgaatattttttaaattaaaaaattaattaatattaactagttaaaaattaattttttatattttattataaaatatatattaaaataaattaaatattatatatatttatacacaaatatataatagctAGTTTGACGATCAATTTCTCTTTGTGTACATAGCATTATTCTAAAAGTAAGATATATTGGTAGAATATTAGTTGTCATGTTACGCCATTTACTACTTATAAGAGCATCTCTAATGCTAAttctaatttcattttattttaagtcTTCCAAAAATATTTATGGGATCATATGAATATTTaatattagtttaattaaaattttatattattttaaattattttatcaatataattatacaagtggtaaaattttattagttttttttatcaaactGATACTATATTTTTAAAGTGATACCGTATTTTTAAGGTGATTACGATTTCATTTTATAAATCAATTTCAATACAgattttaattctaaatcaatTCACTTTTTAAAagtatcaaattaaaaataatactctaaaaatacttaattaaaaatGTTTTAAAGTGCTAAATAAAACagtatataataactaataagcTAAGTGTCCCTACAAAAGTCAAAGTAAAATTCTAAAATACAGATCATCATATATGGAGAATTTTTCCACTAATAAATAAGTGTCCCTAGCTATAAATTTTTTAGCGTTATTTTATAGTATAGTTGGATTATTAGTTGGAGTTCTTGACAAATGAATTTGGTTTCATTATTATACTATATGTTTCACTCTCAAAAGAAGAACTATTAATTAAGGtgtacacacacatatatatatcatgttctagaacttttaatatatatatacttcGGGAGAGACTTAAATTTGAAATCTCTGAAAAAAGAGGACAAATTGTCGTATGATCTACGGTTCATCGGCAGAACTTTTAATATTAAACTTTACGAAATTTCACTCAATAGTTAATAATGaacatttaaaaacaaaaaaatgcttaAGACTGAATCACCATAACTAGACCATTCTTTTGCACAAGGAAGGAACGTTGAACCTTCTCACTGATTGACATCATATTGAAAGAAATTGGGGATTTTAATTTTTCGTATCTTATTTGTGCTTTCCAATTAAGGTAATAATCATTTTCAGGAGTAAAGAATAAATTAACCATTTTCAAtaatgataattgttatctttttttCCCCTACTTTTACAAGTCCTTCATCTAATAGAAAATTTGccactaataatacttttataagTTATAGTCTATAGAAGACAcatttaattttaatgaaaatcAACAATTATATGGCTTTGTCAATTTCAAAATGAATACCTTATTtcatgtaaaataataaaaaaaaaacgtatttgttagagatataattattttttttattaacttaaatttttagaataaataatttttatatataacataGAGTCAGAATTTCTATAACCTAAAAATCTAAAGTTTGATTCTTAGTAACTAAAAAAAatcagtataaaataaataaaaaaatcttacacaaaaaatttacataaacccaaaaaaaaaagaaaaaaaagagtatatACTCTTATAATTAGTCATACATATGTACTTGAATACTAGGGCTCCATCATCTTCTAGAAGGTGCTGAAACTCTATATATATAGAAAGCAAAGCAAATGTTGTTGCACATCTAAAACAATAACTCCTTGTTGCAAAtcaaatacactaaaaatatGGGTTCATCAATCCTTGGCCCCAAAGAAATTGAGATGTTTGAAGGGCAAGCTCTATTGTATAGACAGTGTTGTGCCTACATAGATTCCATGTGTATTAAGTCGTGTGTTGAGCTCAACATAGCAGACATAATCCACAACCATGGCCAACCCATTACCCTTCATCACTTGGTCTCAACATTGCAACTTCCATCATCCAGAGTTGGGGCTGTTCAACGCTTCATGCGTTACCTCGCACATAATGGATTATTTCACAGagtaagaattattattattattattattattattattattattattattattattattattattattattattatgtaacaatACCAGAAATATGtgttacattgattttttttatatttttcttaataataacTTAgagaaatttttatttgaaattaaaatattaacttttATTGTGTACATTCTATAAGAGGAATGAACTATTTTAGCGTCGGTTAAAACAGTGGCTAAAATCCACAAAAATCATGACTACAACGCTTTTGCTATGAATAAGAAATTTTGGTTAGGAGgcaattattttttcatttagtCGCGATTTTTGGTTTATTAGTCACGGTTTTGAGAACTGTAATAACTTTTAATTAGTgataatcaatattttttaagtCTTGATTATAACCGTGACAAAGTGAAATATTCTACTCCAAAAGAAATAGTTACTATTTCAACCGTAGCTAATgatattaatttctttttaaattgcGATTATAAATTAGTGGCAAAGGCCATTTCTGTAATTAATAGTGAAATTGTCGTATTAATTTGTATCTTAATTTCCTTTATAAAATTATGGTATATCTAATATATGTAACCCTAATTAAAGATACGGTCCAACGTAGGTAAGAATCCATGACGAAAACAAACAAGAGAAGGAAGCATATGCCCTCACCATTGCATCAAAGCTCCTTGTTAGTAGCAATGATTATTGTTTATCTCCAATGGTTAAGTATGCTACTGATCCAGTTACAATGGGTCCACTCAATCAATTGAAGGCATGGATTTATGGGGAAGATAATCTCTCACTCTTTGGCATGGCCAAAGGAATTGAATTTTGGGAGTTTCTcaacataaaccctaaatatcAGAAGTCCTTCAATGAGGCAATGGCTTGTGACTCTAAAATGATAAACTTGGCATTAAGAAGTTGTGGTTTGGTCTTTGAGGGGCTTGAATCCATTGTGGATGTTGGTGGTGGAATTGGAACAACTGCTAAGATTATTAGTGAGGCATTTCCTAAGTTGAAATGCATAGTATTTGATCTTCCCCAGGTTGTGGAAAATTTGTTAGCAACCAATAATTTGAGCTTTGTTGGTGGTGACATGTTCAAATCTATTCCTAAAGCACATGCAGTTCTACTCAAGGTACatgtatatatttaaattatgtgAAAATTAGCATGCATTTGATTTCATGTGAAGTTGCTAATTGAGAACCGGTAGATAATAGTTTAATCAAACATATTaaatcatctaataatttttaactaacaacTTCACATGAAGACAATTGCACGTGGGACTTCACAAGTATCATAAGTGtcacttttattttttggtatataTTGAGAagctatttaaaaaaattattgtaaaagtataaaaaatactatttattttagaatatataatattttaaattagttttcaaaaGAAATGTTTATTAGACATTTTAGTCTGGAATGAATTTGAATTACTAGATtggtctttaaaattttattttgtaaacaaATCAGTCTACACATTATTTACAAGAAAAACTAATAtgagaatttcaaatattttaaagacttttatatcttgatttaaaaacatctgataaaaaattatctatctaaaatttttaatatatttttatggtATCATATTTTACCAAATATATTAAGGACTAAAGTAttcgattaaattaatttttttaaataatttagatatttctctttattttaaatgGTCAGACTAGTTAATATCTATTTAACTCGTTTAACTACTATACATAATAAATgttcaatattaaaataattatatataattcttTTGTTTTCAGAATATTATACATGATTGGGATGAGGAAAATTGTGTGAAGATACTGAGAAATTGTAAAGATGCTATTTCCAGCAATGGGAAAAGAGGAAAAGTGATTATTATAGAGTCTGTGATCAATGAAAAGCAGGACAAGCATGACATCACTGACATGAAGCtcaaatttgatatatacatGACATGTAACAATGGAGCACAGAAAActgaagaagaattgaagaaaatcTTTATAGAAGCAGGCTTTCAAGGGTACAAACTATTCCCTATAGCTGGAATTGTGTCACTTGTTGAGGTCTatccttaaataattaaatagaattttatagtgAATGCTATTATATaagctaattaaataaatttgtaTCGTCATCATGGTCATGAAATAGAAGTTATATGTACTAATGAATAAGATGAACGCTAAGCCACGGTAGCTAGGGGTCTTATTTTGTCCTTTAATTTGTGGTAAGACAATATATGATCCAATAATGTATTAATGACGAAAAATGCTACATactaaaatcaatttttaaatttaattattatgtatttgtgtataaatatacatataatttaatttatttttaataaatattttatattttaatatatattttattttagtagctaattttatTGTTCAtctaacataattaattattaatatattttattaggcCCATAATTGTCTTTGACAAGTTCACAGTTGCTGATTTTATTCAACAACTACTGGATATATTtagtcaaaaataatttttttttattaaagatagagagatttaaatttttgactactaataaatatgaaaagattataatatttaaattgataACTCTGACCATACAATGTATATAatgattttatttatcaaattcaAATTTGTGACAGATATAAAAAAACTAATTGAACTGCTTGAATAATaagatttaattaaataaaaatataaaaatatatttattgtaaataaaaatagcaGTGTTCATAACTTCATATAATGCTTTAtataaccaacttgggttggtcgagtggtcagctcactcatccgcttaagcaagtgtcgggagttcgaacTCTGCCTTGTGCATGCAACAATCCATTGGCCAGTGGCAGAcccttaaatgaagctcagatccaCGACAGATTACTCCTTAACCTGTTAGGTTGGAGGATACCTTCgagtaaacaaaaaaatatatatataatgttttatATATAAGGCTTTTAATTTAACTGCCACACATTGCAGAACATATAAAAAAGAGACAGCTTATCCCCAAATTCTTTGGGCTAAAAGATTTGGGTTTTTTTCAATCGCCTCCACTAACAAAAGTTTTCCGTCTAACAAATTAAATGTTCTTATatttatcaagaaaaaatatatatagacaataaaaatattaaataagatgaataataaatatattgaatATTTAATTTACTAGGTATACGgatagttattctaatattaaaatttatgtgaATAATTTGAGAGTTTAATGTATTTTACttgaattaaactaattttaaaacctATTATTTATGTTGTTC
The sequence above is drawn from the Arachis hypogaea cultivar Tifrunner chromosome 4, arahy.Tifrunner.gnm2.J5K5, whole genome shotgun sequence genome and encodes:
- the LOC112794493 gene encoding isoflavone 7-O-methyltransferase-like is translated as MGSSILGPKEIEMFEGQALLYRQCCAYIDSMCIKSCVELNIADIIHNHGQPITLHHLVSTLQLPSSRVGAVQRFMRYLAHNGLFHRVRIHDENKQEKEAYALTIASKLLVSSNDYCLSPMVKYATDPVTMGPLNQLKAWIYGEDNLSLFGMAKGIEFWEFLNINPKYQKSFNEAMACDSKMINLALRSCGLVFEGLESIVDVGGGIGTTAKIISEAFPKLKCIVFDLPQVVENLLATNNLSFVGGDMFKSIPKAHAVLLKNIIHDWDEENCVKILRNCKDAISSNGKRGKVIIIESVINEKQDKHDITDMKLKFDIYMTCNNGAQKTEEELKKIFIEAGFQGYKLFPIAGIVSLVEVYP